The Liolophura sinensis isolate JHLJ2023 chromosome 12, CUHK_Ljap_v2, whole genome shotgun sequence genome segment GTGAAATTGCTAGTGAACTTTCAATATTACAGCTACAACCAAAACAATATGCCTGCACCTGACATTgtttttttcaccaactaaacatgatttttttagGCTGGTAAAATGATAACAAACCCCCCCAAAAATCCTCAACTTTTTGGCCTATAAAAGAATGACTTTCAAGGCAATTTCTGCAGAATAATTAATACTAGTAGTCAGAATATGATAAGAATGTTACCTGGGATTCTAAATCATTCATTGATGATTCTAATCATCATTCTAAAATTCATAAGGTGGATAAATTGTATTCGACTTGCCCTTAGACTTGCAAAAAGAGTGAAGAAAagggtatgaaaataaatattgctactgttaataaaaaatatgactCACGAATACTAGGATCTGACATGATCACCATAACGTAAGTGTTGGAAGTGAAGATATCGATGAACGAAGCGAAGGATGTGTTGCGGACCTCCATGCTCTGAAAGGAGGCAGCCAGTTTGCTGCAACTCAATTTGAACTGTTTGATGATGTTACTTATCTTCTCAAATCTGTGCACGTCTCTGTGTGGCTTCCTCTGGCAATGTGAGATTACCTAACAAAGAGAAGAAACACAATGAGGCTGTATCTCACCTGACATTTATTTAGGTTCTCTTTGGTCCACATGCATGGGTAATGGGAGGCGGTGGTTGATATGGCAGTATTGGGGGAAGGAAGATACAGAGTATTTTCTGCCAACACTGAAGTCCTTCTATCTTAATACGCTCATACTTCTGATCTAGCCTCTAAATGTCggtagacccaggatcaaattcaggtcaggtcataccaaagtaTCAAATGGTACTagctgctgcctcacttggcactcagcagtTAATGGCCCACTGtcgtataatgtgacttggtggggtatcatgtctggtgtctttttttttttgtttttgtttttctgaaattGTGATGTTGCTCAGCTGAGATATTGCAGTTTAAGCTAAGCAAAATTGAAAGCCCTTTGATGTTATGAGTTTTAACAAATAAGGCCGGAGTTATTTTTATCACACAAAGGCGTTTCCCCCATAACACTTTGatgatcaataaaaaaaaaaaaccaagtaATTGGCTAAGAAATGTCTGTCGCTCAAAATAAACAGGGATTTTCTCCTAAGTAATAGGGATGCAGCAAACGTGAGagcaatatacatacatgtatatttccatttttatgTACTTATAACACATCtgagttaatttatttattatttgcctGGAGTTTTATGtctgtactcaataatttttcactgatacgacggtgaccagtaTTATTTGTGAGAGCAAGGGAGactaaaaaatttgaaaaagtttttcaaaaaaattccCATAATCATGTGGGCAGGTCTTTCAAAGACTTATCACCTGTGACGAGACGACAGGTTTGCTCTGTGGTAACTGTCCATCATTCAGTGTTTAGTGTATAAACTATAAACTAAATGCACAAAATGTGGTGGCTCGCCATAGCTTAATCGCAATGTCATATGAAACTGCTGAATTTCGTCAATGGGACATAATGCttcagaaaattaaataaaaaaccaaaaagacaaaacaaaacagaagtaataaacaacaaaaatacaggGGACGACAGAAGCATGGTGTAGAGAGGGTTTTAATAGCCCATATCAAGTGTAAGGCTATGCTGAAATCATGGAACCTACAGGTACACTGataaaaactgttgacataaacacaatattttggtTAACAGCAATTTGTAAGGGCTTACCTGTGAAAACAATTTCACTTTttataacaataaatattttgataccattaaaaaaaaaaaatgggggcCACCACATCCATGTATTACTTTCAGATTTCATGATAAATCAATTCGCACACAAATTCAAGGCGCTGGTGTACTTTAGTTGTGATTTATAACTTGGTGAGATGAAAACACAACTTTTAAAAGGCTTCATTACTTGGGTGGTACTTTTTAATATGGATCCTCAACCCGTAGAAATAATGAAAGTAAACACAGAAAGAGGATCTCACCAGAAATGTTGCCCGCTCAAACAGTAGGACTTCATCAGCATCAATAACCTCGGAGAAATTGGCCAAGTTACTCTCAAGTTGTTGTACATTAGGTATTAACTGGTACACAATGGATGACCATGCCTGGAAACAAGAGATTGTTTATCAGGTATtctctaacacacaatttttgTCGACAATAATTCCACATTATTGTCCAAGTATATTTCCAAGATcagtcagtccagaaattaagcaGCCTTTATCAATAGTgctagctgtcaaaacaactttgttaaGCGAAAGTCCAAATTAGGAACACCAAATTTGTCCCATAATCTTTTCCCAACATTCCCaaccattgatggaaaatattaataaaacagaaagaaacataAAGTATGcctaaaaatttaaacaaaactctcccttttttggcatatctttcttcattttccttgaaaCCATGCTTTACACTATATCACATGATATAACTTCTCATGATTTTTTCATCAACTGaaatatgtgggaaggtctgccagtttgcctcgggctctgctcagtttcctcccactgtaacaCTAGCAGCTGTCGTCGAAGCGAAAAATTCcttagtatggcattaaacaccaatcaaatcaatcagtgACTAAATCACTATACAGCACAACAGTTTGTACAAAAGGATTACCAATCAAATCACCATTCAGCACAACAGTTTGTACTACAAAACGATTACCAATCAAATCACCATTCAGCACAACAGTTTGTACTACAAAACGATTAAATGTGAAACTTGGTGAaagtagaaacaaaacaaaaaaaacccctgaaATTACAGATGATCTCACTAGTCTGCATAATATCTGTTTTTTGACCCACACAAAACTTACCTTGTACAGTGTCTCATCCCAGATTGAAGTGGCGAAACATGTGCAGTCTAAAGGTTTGGACAGTCTCTTCAGGTCTTCTTCCCTTTGACGAAATATCTGAAACGTATGACATCCTCCTTTATATAGAACTGGTATAGGAATCTTGTGATGGGATCAGTGGGATAATAAGTTTTACAACACTTTCAAGATTACATCATTTGTACACACTTTGCACCCTCTACTTTAGTTGTCGAAGAGCAGGTACCTTTTTCCATAATCCCAAAGGGTAATTTAGTAGAGGGAATGGGCTGATCTTTAGTCATATTTAGTAAACCGGACACTACTTGGCCCTGTCTGAGTTAATTCACTTagggtctttcagcaacctgcggatggtcgtggggttcccccggggtctgcccggtttcctcccaccatatcgctggccgccgttgtataagtgaaatattcttgagtacggcataaaacaccaatcaaataaataaataaattcactcaGTGTACCATGCACAGCCAAAGATGAGCTGGTTAAATGATGAAATGTCAACCGTAAAGAACTGTTAGTttacaagtaacattttttctaactgattaaaaatattacataataaaGTTTGGGAAAGACTTGACATTCCTGCAGTTGTATGTCTTGATCCTAATACTTTATTCAACTTATCATTATGTTGACTATGATACTAATAACCCATTCACAAACCTAGTATAAAGTTTGTTCTGATAGTTTTGTTTATTACAGAATCACTTGTCCTTGTTAGCACACATTCTTGACTTCAAAAAAAGAAGAGCTAACAGTACATCTTTCACACTTAATACAGCACACCAGAGATTAGTACATGTCAGAAAATGGCTGTGCTACAGGGCCGTTCAGTCAGCAGGACTGaggttgccatgacaacatacCAGTTGCCTCTGGTCATCCTGGACCAAATCCATCTTGTGCACCAGACAAAAGATCTTGGCATCTGGGGAGTTCTGTAAAATGGCCTCCAAGCACGACTGATAGTAGTGCATGTCCTTCTCCAGTTCTCTACTCTCCAcatcaaaaacataaatgagCACCTCAACATTGCGGAAAATGTTGTCTCGCTGACTAGCAAAATAATTCTCCATAAACGCCTCCTGCCTGAAAAAATCACAAACAGATATTTCCCAATTCTGAGAACTCTCTCTATTTAAATTACCTCCCCTGTGGTGGTAAATATGTTGCAAGCAGTAATATAATTGAGTAGTAAAGTTCTGTGTCGAACACCAATAGTACACAGTGTGCAAATTGAGGAGGTCCTCATACATTCTGGTATTTCTCTAACTAATATACAAAAATAGACAAATGCTGAGTgtctacatgttttttttttgtttttttttttttcagtcaaaatcATTTATCCTTAATATGCAACCAGTTACTGCCGTGTTCAGAAACACAATTATGACAATTTTTATCCACAGCAATTGCATCCACCTTCAAGTGATACCACTCACAGCAGGCATAATAATcctcaaaacacacaaaaatccACCTTTTAACAAATGACCACACTGACTAATGACAACTGGATATAATCATGGCATACTAGTCCAAAGTGTAAATCCATGTACTCCAATGCTCCAACAAAAGTTTAAACATCAACTTTTTTTCAGGAGTTATTAATAGCTTGATATACATCTTCAATACAAGTAAATACTTACCCACCACAATCCCATAAATTTAACACTAA includes the following:
- the LOC135479100 gene encoding ras-related GTP-binding protein A — its product is MKKKVLLMGKSGSGKTSMRSIIFANYIARDTRRLGATIDVEHSHVRFLGNLVLNLWDCGGQEAFMENYFASQRDNIFRNVEVLIYVFDVESRELEKDMHYYQSCLEAILQNSPDAKIFCLVHKMDLVQDDQRQLIFRQREEDLKRLSKPLDCTCFATSIWDETLYKAWSSIVYQLIPNVQQLESNLANFSEVIDADEVLLFERATFLVISHCQRKPHRDVHRFEKISNIIKQFKLSCSKLAASFQSMEVRNTSFASFIDIFTSNTYVMVIMSDPSIPSAATLINIKNARKHFEKLERVDPTHPSMAAR